In Lactococcus protaetiae, the genomic window ATTGGTTTTGTATCACAAGATAGCGCCATTATGGCAGGAACTATCCGTGAAAACTTGACTTATGGTCTTGAGGGTGAATTTACAGATGAAGAACTTTGGAAAGTGCTAGAACTTGCCTTCGCGCGTGGTTTCGTTGAAGCTATGCCAGAGCAGCTTGATACTCAAGTTGGAGAGCGTGGTGTGAAAATTTCTGGTGGGCAACGTCAGAGGATTGCCATTGCGCGTGCTTTTCTTAGAAATCCTAAAATTTTGATGCTTGATGAAGCTACTGCAAGCTTGGACTCAGAATCTGAAGCAATGGTGCAACGTGCACTGGATAGTTTGATGAAAGGTCGTACAACACTCGTTATCGCCCATAGACTTTCAACGATTGTGGATGCAGACAATATCTACTTTATTGAAAAAGGAGAAGTGACAGGTTCAGGAAAACACTCCGAGCTTGTTGAAAGTCATCCGCTTTATGCAAAATATGTCTCTGAACAACTCACCGTTGGAGAATGAAACTAAAAAACATATGGAGATTCTCCATATGTTTTTTTATTTGAGATTAAAAAGAACGAGAAAACTTGTCAAAAAATAGGAAATAGGTTTACCAGCTTCTCTTTTTTTGTTAAAATAATAAGAATACGATAATAAAATTGGAGAACGATATGTCTTGGTTAATTCGAATGGTGAAAGGTGTGATAATTGCTTTAGGCTTTATTTTACCAGGAGTTTCTGGTGGGGTTTTAGCAGCAATATTGGGAATATATGAAAGGTTACTCTCATTTTTAGCTCATATTCGGCGCGATTTTATGAGAAATTTTCTTTTTTTTCTACCTGTTGGTATTGGAGGAATTCTTGGAATAGGGCTTCTGTCTGCACCATTAGAGTGGCTTTTGGTACATTATAAAGTCATTGTCCTCTGGACATTTGCAGGAGCAATCATAGGCTCTTTACCTGCTTTATGGAAGGAGTCTGAAAGCAAGGAAAAGCGAGATAAAGTGGACTGGACTTGGTTACTTGGAACTTTTGTTGTGAGTGGTGTTTTACTTTATGCTTTACCATATATTTTGGGCAATTTGCCCGCTAACTTTTTAACATTTATTTTGGCTGGTGTTTTGATTGCATTGGGTGTTTTAGTACCAGGACTTTCACCATCTAATTTGTTATTGATTTTAGGACTTTATACACCGATGTTGACTGGAT contains:
- a CDS encoding DUF368 domain-containing protein, whose translation is MSWLIRMVKGVIIALGFILPGVSGGVLAAILGIYERLLSFLAHIRRDFMRNFLFFLPVGIGGILGIGLLSAPLEWLLVHYKVIVLWTFAGAIIGSLPALWKESESKEKRDKVDWTWLLGTFVVSGVLLYALPYILGNLPANFLTFILAGVLIALGVLVPGLSPSNLLLILGLYTPMLTGFKSFDLMVFLPIAIGGILAILLLSKGMEHLLEIAHSRVYHFIIGIVAASTLLILIPNVKVEESISYLGATPVTFIFVIIGSIVGVLLGLWMSGLEEKYK